Proteins from one Homalodisca vitripennis isolate AUS2020 chromosome 3, UT_GWSS_2.1, whole genome shotgun sequence genomic window:
- the LOC124358362 gene encoding uncharacterized protein LOC124358362 yields the protein MIENVHRCQSMKMESTGGQVSYDDIFKMFPELKDDFKRVETSLGASLNACHEEISETKGIVSQQKKQLESLLNTVEELRSENIILRKKLAQAEERADDAEQYSRRNTVEIHCVPYNKGEDVLKVVKMVGRALDYPVEDMMVDACHRLRTSDGSDRPPGIVVKMVRRIDAEGLLHKRRVKRNLNSHDLGMTDKAAVVVYVNESLSAGRRRLLNAARQAKREKGYTYLWIRGGKVLMRKSQGDPVKVLNSMDNISDL from the coding sequence ATGATTGAGAATGTCCACCGATGCCAAAGTATGAAGATGGAATCTACTGGAGGACAAGTTTCTTACGATGATATATTCAAGATGTTTCCTGAGTTGAAAGATGACTTTAAACGCGTTGAAACTAGTTTGGGAGCTTCTTTAAACGCGTGTCACGAAGAAATATCTGAAACAAAAGGTATTGTAAGTCAGCAGAAGAAGCAGTTGGAGAGTTTGCTGAATACCGTTGAGGAGCTTAGAAGTGAAAACATCATCCTGCGCAAGAAGTTGGCCCAGGCTGAGGAGAGGGCTGACGACGCGGAGCAGTATTCTCGCCGGAATACTGTAGAGATCCACTGCGTACCTTATAATAAGGGGGAGGATGTACTGAAAGTGGTGAAGATGGTCGGCCGCGCACTTGACTACCCAGTGGAGGATATGATGGTGGACGCGTGTCATCGGCTGAGGACCAGCGACGGCAGTGACAGACCACCAGGCATTGTCGTCAAGATGGTACGACGGATCGACGCAGAGGGACTTCTGCATAAGCGGCGTGTGAAGCGTAATCTGAACAGCCACGATCTGGGGATGACGGACAAGGCTGCCGTGGTCGTGTATGTCAACGAGAGCCTCAGCGCAGGGAGACGTCGACTGCTGAACGCCGCGCGACAAGCCAAGAGGGAAAAAGGGTATACCTACCTGTGGATCCGCGGCGGAAAGGTACTCATGCGGAAAAGTCAAGGTGATCCTGTGAAGGTGTTAAACTCAATGGACAACATCAGTGACCTGTAA